One stretch of Pseudomonas fluorescens Q2-87 DNA includes these proteins:
- the dctA gene encoding C4-dicarboxylate transporter DctA, producing MEISKSRWYGQLYVQVLIGIVIGAAIGYFVPDVGAKLQPFADGFIKLIKMLLAPIIFGTVVVGITKMGSIKEVGRIGVKALVYFEILSTIALVIGLIVVNIVKPGVGMNINAGALDGSAVSKYSQAASEQGGIIDFFLNIIPQTFMGAFSNGVMLQVILLSVLMGVALVQMGETSKPLINTIDLFLQGLFKIVAMVMRLAPIGAGAGMAFTIGKYGIGTLLSLGQLLVALYLTTLIFIVVVLGTVARWSGMPLMQFLRYFKDEILITLGTCSTEAVLPRMMVKLEKLGCKKSVVGMVLPTGYTFNADGTCIYLTMAAIFIAQATNTPLTFVDQMILLGVFLLTSKGSAGVAGAGFVTLAATLTTIHSIPLVGLVLLLGIDRFLNEARAVTNLIGNGIGTIAIAKWDNSFDVEACEREIAAMKHEKSARKALLAQK from the coding sequence GTGGAAATCTCCAAGTCTCGCTGGTACGGCCAACTGTATGTGCAGGTGCTGATCGGTATCGTGATAGGTGCTGCAATCGGTTACTTCGTACCTGATGTCGGAGCCAAGCTCCAGCCCTTTGCCGATGGCTTCATCAAGCTGATAAAAATGCTGTTGGCGCCGATTATTTTCGGGACCGTCGTCGTGGGTATCACAAAGATGGGCAGCATTAAAGAGGTTGGGCGAATTGGCGTAAAAGCCTTGGTCTACTTCGAAATTCTGTCGACCATCGCCCTGGTCATTGGCCTCATCGTGGTCAACATCGTGAAGCCTGGCGTCGGTATGAACATCAACGCTGGTGCCCTTGATGGAAGTGCTGTCAGCAAATACAGCCAAGCGGCCAGTGAGCAAGGCGGCATCATTGATTTCTTTCTCAATATCATCCCGCAGACCTTCATGGGCGCCTTCTCCAATGGCGTCATGCTGCAGGTCATTCTGCTTTCGGTATTGATGGGAGTTGCGCTGGTCCAAATGGGTGAAACCAGCAAGCCGCTGATCAACACCATTGATCTGTTCCTGCAAGGCCTGTTCAAGATCGTTGCGATGGTCATGCGCTTGGCGCCGATAGGTGCCGGTGCCGGCATGGCGTTCACTATCGGCAAATACGGGATCGGCACCTTGTTGTCGCTCGGCCAGTTGCTGGTCGCGCTCTACCTCACAACCTTGATTTTCATCGTGGTCGTGCTGGGTACGGTGGCTCGATGGTCGGGCATGCCGCTCATGCAATTTCTTCGTTATTTCAAAGATGAAATTCTCATTACCCTCGGCACCTGCTCAACCGAAGCCGTGCTGCCGAGAATGATGGTGAAGCTCGAAAAGCTAGGCTGCAAAAAATCGGTCGTGGGCATGGTGTTGCCTACGGGTTACACCTTCAATGCGGACGGTACCTGCATCTATCTCACCATGGCCGCCATCTTCATCGCCCAGGCGACCAATACGCCACTGACGTTTGTGGACCAGATGATTCTGCTCGGTGTATTTCTGCTGACCTCAAAAGGCTCGGCAGGCGTGGCGGGCGCGGGGTTTGTGACGCTGGCTGCAACGCTCACGACCATCCATTCAATTCCCTTGGTTGGCCTGGTGTTGCTGCTGGGCATCGACCGTTTCCTCAACGAAGCCCGAGCCGTTACTAACCTGATCGGGAACGGCATCGGCACCATCGCCATCGCCAAGTGGGACAACTCGTTCGACGTCGAGGCCTGCGAGCGCGAAATCGCGGCAATGAAACACGAAAAGTCGGCCAGAAAGGCCTTGCTGGCGCAAAAATGA
- a CDS encoding mandelate racemase/muconate lactonizing enzyme family protein, translating into MRIVDIREKTVSIASPIANAYIDFSKMTCSVVAVITDVIRDGKPVIGYGFNSNGRYGQGALMRDRFLARITEADPDTLVDHENNNLDPFAIWKALMTNEKPGGHGERSVAVGTIDMAVWDAVAKIEGKPLYRLLADRYRDGVADDKVWVYAAGGYYYPGKDQTKLKAEMQSYLDRGYDVVKMKIGAVPLDEDIRRIEAVLEVVGDGRRLAVDANGRFDLQTGIAYAEAIKQYNLFWYEEIGDPLDYALQAELANHYELPMATGENLFSHQDARNLLRHGGMRPDRDYLQFDCALSYGLVEYMRTLKVMEEMGWSSRRVVPHGGHQMSLNIAAGLHLGGNESYPDVFQPFGGFADGIQVENSYVGLPDIPGVGFEAKSALYAVMRELGEG; encoded by the coding sequence ATGCGCATCGTAGACATCCGCGAAAAAACTGTTTCGATTGCCTCCCCAATCGCCAATGCCTATATCGATTTCTCGAAAATGACCTGCTCGGTTGTCGCTGTCATCACGGACGTTATTCGCGACGGTAAGCCCGTCATCGGCTACGGCTTCAACTCCAATGGCCGTTATGGGCAAGGCGCATTGATGCGTGATCGTTTCCTGGCGCGCATCACGGAAGCGGATCCAGATACGCTCGTCGACCATGAGAACAACAACCTGGATCCGTTCGCCATCTGGAAAGCCCTGATGACCAACGAAAAGCCAGGTGGCCACGGCGAGCGTTCGGTCGCAGTGGGCACCATCGACATGGCCGTGTGGGATGCCGTTGCCAAGATTGAAGGCAAACCCCTCTATCGCCTGCTCGCCGACCGTTACCGTGACGGCGTGGCCGATGACAAGGTCTGGGTCTACGCAGCGGGTGGCTATTACTATCCGGGCAAAGACCAGACCAAGCTCAAAGCGGAAATGCAGAGTTATCTGGATCGTGGCTACGACGTCGTCAAGATGAAAATTGGCGCGGTGCCACTGGACGAAGATATCCGTCGTATCGAAGCGGTGCTGGAAGTCGTTGGGGACGGTCGTCGCCTGGCGGTCGATGCCAATGGTCGCTTCGATCTTCAAACAGGTATCGCTTACGCAGAAGCGATCAAGCAGTACAACCTCTTCTGGTACGAAGAGATCGGCGATCCGCTGGACTATGCACTCCAGGCTGAGCTTGCCAATCACTATGAACTGCCTATGGCTACCGGGGAAAACCTGTTCTCCCACCAGGATGCCCGTAACCTCCTGCGCCACGGCGGCATGCGTCCCGACCGTGATTATCTCCAGTTCGACTGCGCGCTGTCCTATGGACTGGTGGAGTACATGCGCACCTTGAAGGTGATGGAAGAAATGGGTTGGTCTTCCCGCCGCGTCGTTCCGCACGGCGGTCACCAGATGTCGCTGAACATCGCAGCGGGCCTGCATCTGGGCGGCAACGAATCGTACCCGGACGTGTTCCAGCCTTTCGGCGGCTTCGCTGACGGAATCCAGGTGGAAAACAGTTATGTCGGCCTGCCGGATATCCCTGGCGTTGGCTTCGAAGCCAAGTCCGCTTTGTACGCGGTAATGCGTGAGTTGGGCGAAGGCTGA
- a CDS encoding LysR family transcriptional regulator: MELVWLEDFSALAEYGSFVRAAEARHVTQPAFSRRVRSLESWMGVQLFIRTPQGATLTEAGRQILPSAQEAARRLYRMRNEAQEVAGMAAKSLQFAATHSLSFTFFPKWLRSSESGAPIEAVQLHSDSMAVCEQMLIHGQVQFLLCHRHPDVPPLLAPDQFIGKKVGEDVLVPLASAGATFGSSPAALPYLAYTHESGLGRIVAHRLRGKEEYLHLKPLFSSHLAAVLMSMALESKGVAWLPKSLTEQEILDGRLVRALDESWDIPLEIHLTRPSAPLSQSAEEFWGRVGQ; the protein is encoded by the coding sequence TTGGAGCTCGTTTGGCTTGAAGATTTTTCGGCGCTTGCGGAGTACGGCAGCTTTGTTCGGGCGGCTGAGGCACGGCATGTTACGCAGCCGGCGTTCAGTCGCAGAGTGCGCTCGTTAGAGAGTTGGATGGGGGTGCAACTGTTCATTCGAACGCCTCAAGGCGCGACGCTTACTGAAGCAGGGCGGCAAATATTGCCAAGTGCCCAAGAGGCTGCCAGACGCTTGTACCGAATGCGCAATGAGGCCCAGGAGGTCGCTGGCATGGCCGCCAAGTCGCTTCAATTCGCGGCGACGCACTCCCTGTCATTTACCTTCTTCCCCAAGTGGCTGCGAAGCTCAGAGAGCGGCGCCCCAATCGAGGCTGTGCAACTGCACTCCGATAGCATGGCTGTCTGTGAGCAGATGCTTATACATGGCCAGGTTCAGTTTCTGCTCTGCCATCGCCATCCCGACGTTCCACCTCTACTGGCCCCTGATCAGTTCATCGGCAAGAAGGTGGGTGAGGACGTTCTCGTTCCCCTTGCGAGCGCTGGCGCTACTTTCGGCTCCTCGCCTGCGGCATTGCCATACCTTGCTTACACCCACGAGTCCGGCTTGGGACGCATCGTCGCTCACCGGCTGCGGGGCAAAGAAGAGTACCTTCACCTCAAACCGCTTTTCAGCAGCCACCTTGCAGCGGTACTGATGTCCATGGCCCTGGAAAGCAAAGGCGTGGCCTGGTTGCCCAAGAGCCTCACCGAGCAGGAAATACTGGATGGTCGCCTGGTCAGGGCGCTCGACGAAAGTTGGGATATACCGTTGGAGATCCATCTGACCCGTCCCTCTGCGCCACTCAGTCAATCTGCGGAAGAGTTTTGGGGCAGGGTGGGGCAGTGA
- a CDS encoding ParD-like family protein has protein sequence MGIVNIDDELHDQLRRATKVSGRSINAQAAFWIKVGLLCEINPELTFNEIIRRELGSAGVRAQPLVVS, from the coding sequence ATGGGCATTGTAAACATCGACGACGAATTACACGATCAACTGCGCCGAGCCACCAAGGTGTCCGGTCGGTCCATCAACGCGCAGGCTGCTTTCTGGATCAAGGTCGGCCTGTTGTGCGAGATAAATCCTGAGCTGACCTTCAACGAGATCATCCGCCGTGAACTCGGCAGCGCGGGCGTGCGTGCACAGCCATTGGTGGTGAGTTGA
- a CDS encoding kinase inhibitor, with protein sequence MNIRTILSALSMSVALTAHAADFSLTSQDIAQDRPLTSREVFQGFGCEGGNTSPELSWSNAPAGTKSFAVTVYDPDAPTGSGWWHWTVVNLPTSTTHLPRGVGSNLPAGAVQGRTDYGQAGFGGVCPPVGDKPHRYQFTVWALKVDKLPLDNQSSGALVGYMLNANVLAKATITPIYGR encoded by the coding sequence ATGAACATCAGAACAATCCTGTCCGCATTGTCCATGAGCGTCGCTCTCACCGCGCACGCTGCCGATTTTTCGTTGACGAGTCAGGATATTGCGCAAGACCGTCCGCTGACCAGTCGAGAGGTGTTCCAGGGGTTCGGTTGTGAAGGGGGCAATACGTCGCCGGAGCTTTCCTGGAGCAATGCCCCGGCGGGTACCAAGAGTTTTGCAGTCACAGTCTACGATCCTGATGCCCCGACCGGCAGCGGTTGGTGGCATTGGACGGTAGTCAACTTGCCGACTTCAACCACCCATTTGCCCCGGGGAGTGGGCTCGAACCTGCCTGCTGGTGCAGTACAAGGTCGCACCGATTATGGCCAAGCGGGATTCGGCGGCGTTTGCCCTCCAGTAGGGGATAAACCTCATCGCTATCAATTCACCGTATGGGCGTTGAAAGTCGATAAGCTACCCCTCGATAATCAGTCCAGTGGCGCCCTGGTGGGCTATATGCTCAATGCCAACGTCTTGGCCAAAGCGACCATCACTCCCATCTACGGACGTTAA
- a CDS encoding NAD(P)H-binding protein has translation MIVVTAPTSNIGCQVIERLLAADAPVRVIARDSSRLSPTVRESCEVIEGSHRDDAVVDKAFQGADAMFWLVPPDPKAPSVNAAYQDFSQAAYRAIKRHGVARVVSVSALGRGAAKQAGLVSASLAMDDLLASTGAHYRALAMPTFMDNLLRQVSSLKQAGVFFSPISADLKLPTCATRDIAAVACKYLLDSHWTGYSDVPVLGPENLSFNDMAHIISQVLETPVRYQQIPFEVFKENLLSQGMSPAMAQGVVDMMIAKNQGLDNTTPRTAQSTTPTSLRQWCEEVLKPAIQA, from the coding sequence ATGATTGTCGTTACCGCCCCCACCAGCAACATTGGCTGCCAGGTCATTGAGCGATTATTAGCTGCCGATGCGCCCGTCAGGGTCATCGCACGCGACTCATCACGATTGTCGCCAACCGTACGGGAGAGTTGCGAGGTAATCGAAGGCTCTCACAGAGACGACGCTGTCGTGGATAAAGCCTTCCAAGGGGCTGACGCGATGTTTTGGTTGGTGCCGCCTGATCCGAAAGCCCCCAGCGTGAACGCGGCCTATCAGGATTTTAGCCAGGCCGCGTACCGGGCAATCAAACGTCATGGCGTGGCACGCGTGGTCAGTGTCTCCGCACTTGGGCGGGGCGCGGCGAAACAGGCAGGTCTGGTCAGCGCATCACTGGCCATGGACGATCTGCTGGCAAGTACCGGCGCCCACTACAGGGCTTTGGCGATGCCCACGTTTATGGACAACCTTCTGCGCCAAGTGAGCTCGCTCAAACAGGCCGGTGTATTTTTCTCACCCATCTCCGCGGACCTTAAACTGCCCACCTGCGCGACACGAGACATTGCCGCGGTGGCCTGCAAGTATCTGCTGGATAGCCACTGGACCGGGTACAGCGATGTGCCGGTACTAGGACCGGAGAACCTGTCATTTAACGACATGGCGCACATCATTTCGCAGGTGCTGGAAACCCCCGTGCGCTATCAACAGATACCGTTCGAGGTGTTCAAGGAGAATTTGCTCTCGCAAGGCATGTCGCCCGCTATGGCTCAAGGCGTGGTCGACATGATGATCGCGAAAAACCAGGGCCTCGACAACACAACCCCGCGAACTGCGCAAAGCACAACACCTACGAGCTTGCGGCAATGGTGCGAAGAAGTTCTTAAACCGGCTATACAGGCGTAA
- the map gene encoding type I methionyl aminopeptidase has protein sequence MIKNPGQVALLAESGRLLASVFELLDRTKLTGMSTLQVDALVERFIVDDLKARPASKGQYGYGFVLNCSVNEVVCHGVPSPAKILRDGDIVNLDITLEKNGYIADSSKTYLIGEVSAAARRLVDVTYDAMWRGICAVRPGARLGDIGAAIERHAKLNGYSVVREYCGHGIGREMHEEPQVLHFGKPGTGLVLREGMVFTIEPMLNQGTNHVRTEADGWTVVTRDGALSAQFEHTVAVTSSGVSVLTLRPEELGRARELEPLVVS, from the coding sequence ATGATCAAGAATCCCGGGCAGGTAGCCCTGCTAGCGGAGTCTGGCCGACTCCTGGCGTCTGTGTTCGAACTGCTGGATAGAACCAAGCTTACGGGGATGTCGACACTCCAGGTCGATGCCCTGGTGGAGCGTTTTATCGTCGATGACCTCAAGGCCCGACCGGCGAGCAAAGGCCAGTATGGCTATGGGTTCGTACTCAATTGCTCGGTGAACGAGGTGGTTTGTCACGGTGTGCCATCGCCTGCCAAAATTTTGCGGGATGGCGATATCGTCAATCTCGATATCACCTTGGAAAAGAATGGCTACATCGCCGACTCCAGCAAGACCTACCTTATCGGTGAGGTCAGCGCCGCTGCCCGGCGCCTGGTCGATGTCACCTATGATGCGATGTGGCGGGGTATATGCGCGGTGCGGCCAGGTGCGCGGCTGGGTGACATTGGGGCGGCCATCGAGCGCCACGCCAAATTGAATGGGTACTCTGTGGTGCGTGAATACTGCGGCCATGGCATCGGCCGGGAAATGCATGAGGAACCTCAGGTGCTGCATTTCGGCAAGCCCGGCACCGGCCTGGTGCTGCGCGAGGGCATGGTGTTCACCATCGAGCCCATGCTCAATCAGGGCACGAACCATGTCCGGACCGAGGCGGATGGTTGGACGGTCGTGACCAGGGACGGAGCGCTTTCCGCTCAGTTCGAGCACACCGTTGCGGTGACTTCTTCGGGTGTTTCGGTGTTGACGTTGCGCCCGGAAGAGTTGGGTAGGGCGCGGGAACTGGAACCTCTCGTCGTTTCGTAA
- a CDS encoding TetR/AcrR family transcriptional regulator, translating into MTDEVVMRSDAKKNRERILEVAVVELTADPAVPLSTIAKKAGVGQGTFYRHFATREKLVFEVYQFEMQHVASLAEQLLATKPPKEALREWMDHLAEYAMTKAGLAAAIRQAASSYEFPGKSGYAPVQTAAELLLRANEKAGTIRSGVTHDDFFLAIAGIWQVDSQSEWRPRLARLMDLVLDGLCVGSPESLKKNSE; encoded by the coding sequence ATGACTGACGAAGTGGTGATGCGTTCTGATGCCAAGAAAAACCGGGAGCGAATTCTCGAGGTCGCTGTGGTCGAGCTGACTGCCGATCCTGCGGTACCGCTGAGCACGATCGCGAAGAAGGCTGGCGTAGGGCAGGGCACGTTCTATCGCCACTTCGCGACCCGGGAGAAATTGGTCTTCGAGGTTTATCAATTCGAGATGCAACACGTGGCCTCGTTGGCGGAGCAGCTGCTGGCCACTAAGCCACCCAAAGAGGCTCTCCGAGAATGGATGGACCACCTTGCTGAATACGCAATGACAAAGGCCGGGCTCGCGGCTGCGATACGACAAGCTGCCTCTTCCTACGAGTTTCCGGGGAAGTCGGGATACGCACCCGTCCAGACAGCCGCCGAATTGTTGTTGAGGGCCAATGAAAAGGCCGGGACGATTCGTAGCGGGGTGACTCATGACGACTTTTTCCTGGCCATTGCCGGCATATGGCAAGTCGATTCCCAAAGCGAATGGCGCCCACGTCTCGCCAGATTGATGGACTTGGTGCTGGATGGCCTATGCGTTGGCAGCCCCGAAAGCCTGAAGAAAAACAGCGAGTAG
- a CDS encoding PaaI family thioesterase produces MDARAIPEGFTPFGRSSPLLDLLGPIYARGSGLELQLGLLTDSRHANGRGTLHGGVLATLADVGMGYAMAFSSDPPQPLITASMTLDYLGVVQINEWLEVRLEYSKKGRQLAFAAVSLHVGDRTVARASAVFSVPMN; encoded by the coding sequence ATGGACGCTAGAGCTATTCCCGAAGGTTTTACCCCGTTTGGCCGCAGCAGTCCGCTGCTTGATTTGCTCGGCCCGATCTACGCGAGAGGCAGCGGGCTGGAATTGCAACTTGGATTATTGACTGACTCACGACATGCCAATGGCCGCGGCACCTTGCATGGAGGTGTATTGGCGACATTAGCCGATGTGGGCATGGGGTACGCCATGGCATTTTCCAGCGACCCTCCGCAGCCATTGATCACGGCCAGCATGACGTTGGATTATCTCGGCGTGGTGCAAATCAATGAATGGCTGGAGGTACGTCTCGAATACTCCAAAAAAGGACGTCAACTGGCGTTCGCTGCCGTCAGCTTGCATGTGGGTGATCGAACAGTGGCACGCGCGAGTGCGGTGTTCTCTGTGCCAATGAATTGA
- a CDS encoding DUF6434 domain-containing protein: protein MLTRDTHVCKGYKNTQNVRRFMVEHCGTGFKFDRDFMAWIRNGETKTIGDVVDEWARRNPGAH, encoded by the coding sequence ATGCTCACCCGAGATACCCACGTCTGCAAGGGTTATAAAAATACTCAGAATGTACGCAGATTCATGGTGGAGCACTGCGGCACGGGCTTTAAGTTCGACAGGGACTTTATGGCCTGGATACGTAATGGGGAAACGAAGACCATAGGGGATGTCGTTGACGAATGGGCACGAAGAAATCCTGGTGCCCACTGA
- a CDS encoding helix-turn-helix domain-containing protein, which yields MLNIEKALWYIEAELKSGLDLGCVARHCNISPFALARLFALSTGWPVMRYIRARRLSQAALALRRGVPDILQVALDAHPRYPRLQGL from the coding sequence ATGCTGAACATCGAAAAAGCCTTGTGGTACATCGAGGCGGAGTTGAAATCCGGCCTGGATCTTGGGTGTGTTGCGCGCCACTGCAATATTTCTCCGTTCGCGCTAGCGCGTTTGTTTGCACTGTCGACGGGTTGGCCGGTGATGCGTTACATCCGCGCGCGGCGTTTAAGTCAGGCGGCGTTGGCGTTACGTCGAGGAGTACCGGATATCCTGCAAGTGGCGCTGGATGCTCACCCGAGATACCCACGTCTGCAAGGGTTATAA
- a CDS encoding alpha/beta fold hydrolase, with protein sequence MKKILTGLAFATAFAAAGFANAADVKPTVILVHGAFADSSSWNGVVKILEKDGYPVIAAANPLRGVSSDAQSVASIVKNIKTPVVLVGHSYGGSVISEAAYGQQNVKGLVYVAAFTPEAGETAAQLSGRFPGGTLASALSAPVELADGGKDLYIQQDKFHDQFAADVPEAEARLMAAGQRPVTVAALNEAATDPAWKTIPSWFVYGDKDKNIPPQAMAFMAERAHSKQTVVVKGASHVVMVSNPKVVANLIEKAAK encoded by the coding sequence ATGAAAAAGATTCTTACTGGCTTGGCCTTCGCCACCGCTTTCGCAGCCGCTGGTTTTGCAAACGCTGCTGACGTCAAACCCACTGTGATTCTGGTACATGGCGCCTTCGCCGACTCGTCGAGCTGGAATGGCGTGGTCAAAATCCTGGAGAAGGACGGCTATCCCGTCATTGCCGCAGCGAACCCACTGCGTGGCGTCAGCAGCGACGCCCAATCCGTGGCAAGCATCGTCAAGAACATCAAGACACCGGTGGTCCTGGTCGGCCACTCCTACGGCGGTTCGGTGATCAGCGAGGCGGCGTACGGCCAGCAGAACGTGAAGGGCCTGGTGTATGTGGCCGCATTCACCCCGGAAGCTGGCGAGACTGCGGCGCAACTGTCTGGACGATTCCCGGGCGGCACCCTGGCCTCGGCCTTGTCGGCCCCGGTCGAACTGGCCGATGGCGGTAAGGATCTCTACATCCAACAGGATAAATTCCACGACCAGTTCGCAGCCGATGTCCCTGAGGCTGAAGCTCGCCTGATGGCTGCCGGTCAGCGTCCCGTCACCGTCGCCGCGCTGAACGAAGCCGCTACCGACCCAGCCTGGAAAACCATTCCGTCCTGGTTCGTGTACGGCGATAAGGATAAGAACATTCCTCCACAGGCGATGGCGTTCATGGCGGAGCGTGCGCATTCCAAGCAGACCGTCGTGGTTAAAGGCGCCTCCCACGTGGTGATGGTTTCCAACCCGAAGGTGGTGGCTAACCTGATTGAGAAAGCTGCGAAATAA
- a CDS encoding AraC family transcriptional regulator has translation MDPLSEVLSLLKPHSYVSAGFAAGGDWSIQFTSYDAIKFNAVITGQCWLIMEGVAAPLLLKEGDCFLLPRGRRFRLASDPALAPIDGATLFPAKRPDGIVTYNGGGDFFLAGSRFSLDGLHADFLLGLLAPIVHIRGNDDQTDLRWSLERMRRELREGQPGGFLIAQHLAHMMLIQALRVHLAQQVTERIGWFYALADKQLGAALSAMHEAPAQAWTLKTLAACAGVSRSTFALKFKAKVGASPMEYLSRWRMLLAAEKLLSSSDSVSTVALSIGYESESAFSTAFKRILGCSPRQYASKATAPA, from the coding sequence ATGGACCCGCTTTCTGAAGTGCTTTCGCTGCTCAAACCTCACAGCTATGTGTCTGCCGGGTTCGCTGCCGGTGGGGACTGGTCAATCCAGTTCACCTCGTATGACGCGATCAAATTTAATGCGGTTATTACCGGCCAGTGTTGGTTGATTATGGAAGGCGTCGCGGCTCCCCTGTTGCTGAAGGAGGGCGATTGTTTTTTGTTGCCACGCGGGCGGCGCTTTCGTTTGGCCAGTGACCCCGCGCTGGCGCCCATCGACGGCGCCACGTTGTTTCCGGCGAAACGGCCGGACGGCATCGTGACGTACAACGGGGGCGGCGATTTCTTTCTGGCAGGTAGCCGTTTTTCCTTGGATGGCCTGCATGCTGATTTTCTCTTGGGCCTGCTTGCGCCCATCGTGCATATCCGCGGCAACGACGACCAGACCGACCTGCGCTGGTCACTGGAGCGCATGCGACGCGAACTGCGCGAAGGGCAGCCGGGCGGCTTTTTAATCGCCCAACATTTGGCACACATGATGTTGATCCAGGCCCTGCGCGTGCATCTGGCGCAGCAGGTGACAGAGCGCATCGGTTGGTTTTATGCGCTGGCGGACAAACAATTAGGCGCCGCGCTTAGCGCCATGCACGAGGCGCCCGCTCAGGCCTGGACATTAAAGACGTTGGCCGCCTGCGCCGGCGTATCGCGCTCCACGTTTGCGCTCAAATTCAAAGCCAAGGTCGGCGCCTCGCCAATGGAATATCTCAGCCGCTGGCGGATGCTATTGGCGGCGGAAAAATTGCTGAGCTCAAGCGACTCGGTATCCACTGTCGCGCTGTCGATTGGCTACGAGTCGGAGAGCGCGTTTAGCACGGCGTTCAAACGCATTCTGGGCTGCTCGCCCAGGCAGTACGCCAGCAAAGCAACCGCGCCTGCCTGA
- a CDS encoding sulfite exporter TauE/SafE family protein, whose product MDNVGAYEAILIAAVAFAASLIGGISGFGTGLILPMVLIPIVGVENVIPLMAVGMVLTNGSRAWAFRQAVEWVHVKRLLCGGLPGCALGAYSYTLLSSRWICLLLSGVMLLSIMHRRLRSPSSHQLGAYGEGIAGVGFGLINGAMTGTGPVLSGILLSSGLFGAPLIATDAVVSLTMGLVKVVIFGGFQQLNSELVLAGLLIGLATVPGAFVARHLLRNVTPGRHSLLMEGVVFIGAIMLLVRGLS is encoded by the coding sequence ATGGACAATGTTGGCGCGTATGAAGCCATCTTGATTGCCGCCGTGGCATTTGCCGCATCGTTGATTGGGGGCATTTCAGGCTTCGGGACGGGGTTGATCCTCCCCATGGTGCTGATCCCCATCGTGGGCGTTGAGAATGTCATACCGCTCATGGCGGTAGGCATGGTCTTGACCAACGGAAGCCGTGCATGGGCGTTCCGGCAGGCCGTCGAGTGGGTCCACGTCAAGAGGTTATTGTGCGGCGGCTTGCCCGGATGCGCCTTGGGTGCATACAGCTACACCCTGTTGTCGTCACGATGGATCTGCCTGCTGCTCAGCGGCGTCATGTTGCTGAGCATCATGCACCGGCGCCTACGCTCACCGTCCAGCCACCAACTTGGCGCCTATGGAGAAGGTATTGCCGGCGTGGGATTTGGGCTGATCAACGGGGCGATGACCGGAACCGGTCCGGTCCTGAGCGGCATCCTCTTGTCGTCAGGGCTATTCGGCGCGCCTCTCATCGCCACCGATGCCGTCGTCTCGCTAACGATGGGGCTGGTCAAGGTCGTCATATTTGGCGGCTTCCAGCAGCTCAATTCCGAACTGGTCCTTGCAGGACTCTTGATTGGCCTGGCAACGGTGCCCGGAGCATTTGTTGCCCGCCATTTGCTGCGCAACGTGACGCCGGGTCGGCACTCGCTCTTGATGGAGGGCGTCGTATTCATCGGCGCCATTATGCTGTTGGTGCGAGGCCTCTCCTGA